In Pseudomonadota bacterium, a genomic segment contains:
- a CDS encoding acyltransferase family protein, whose protein sequence is MSSTREEDRHTVSGSGAGVGSRQAGSDVSEAQAWQRSEATRASAPESKVALQHLEREVEQLLREVEHAPGGTAARRRAVQSVLRLAGGKDTRLSGQARMAQAFVNSREIASTDYYLRQWGLSRSSEGVQDVDEFGLDAVFDARMRPVLDLLHRRYFRVALAGMDNVPSAGGALLVCNHAGMLPWEGLMLKTSLRESRDGALRWLIEDHAFHVPFLGACMSRMGAVRACQQNAERLLRQRHLVAVFPEGIKGITKLYSERHRLERFGRGGYVRLALRTAVPLIPVAIVGGEETYPVLSRLERVSRLLGMPFFPVTPLFPFLGPLGLLPLPARWQIVFGEPMADLQSHDAAAADDAVLVSRLNDKVRTHVQSLVNEAVSRRGNRVFV, encoded by the coding sequence GTGAGCTCCACGCGCGAGGAAGATCGGCATACCGTGTCCGGATCCGGCGCGGGGGTTGGCTCGAGGCAGGCAGGCTCGGACGTCTCGGAGGCGCAGGCCTGGCAGCGGTCGGAAGCCACTCGGGCTTCGGCTCCGGAATCGAAGGTTGCGCTGCAGCATCTGGAGCGCGAGGTGGAGCAGCTGCTGCGTGAGGTCGAGCATGCCCCTGGCGGCACGGCGGCGCGGCGGCGCGCAGTGCAATCGGTGCTTCGCCTTGCGGGGGGCAAGGATACGAGGCTGTCAGGTCAAGCACGGATGGCTCAAGCCTTCGTGAACTCTCGCGAAATAGCCTCAACCGACTACTACCTGAGGCAGTGGGGGCTCTCGCGCTCGAGCGAGGGCGTCCAGGACGTGGACGAGTTCGGGCTCGACGCGGTTTTTGATGCGCGCATGCGGCCCGTGCTCGACCTGCTGCACCGTCGCTACTTTCGAGTCGCGCTTGCAGGAATGGACAACGTGCCGAGCGCTGGTGGCGCGCTCCTGGTGTGCAATCACGCCGGGATGCTGCCGTGGGAGGGGCTGATGCTGAAAACCTCGCTGCGTGAGTCGCGCGATGGAGCCTTGCGCTGGTTGATCGAGGATCACGCGTTTCACGTGCCTTTCTTGGGCGCATGCATGAGCCGCATGGGTGCGGTGCGCGCCTGCCAACAGAATGCGGAACGTCTGCTCAGGCAGCGGCACCTCGTGGCTGTGTTCCCCGAGGGAATCAAGGGCATCACCAAGCTGTACTCGGAGCGCCACCGCCTTGAGCGTTTCGGTAGAGGCGGCTACGTCAGGCTGGCGCTCAGGACCGCGGTTCCCTTGATTCCCGTCGCCATCGTGGGAGGAGAGGAGACGTACCCGGTCCTGTCGCGTCTCGAGCGTGTATCTCGACTGCTGGGTATGCCGTTTTTTCCGGTGACGCCGCTGTTTCCTTTCCTTGGTCCTTTGGGTCTGTTGCCGCTGCCGGCTCGCTGGCAGATCGTCTTCGGCGAGCCCATGGCCGACCTGCAATCCCACGACGCTGCCGCAGCGGACGACGCGGTGCTTGTCAGCCGCTTGAACGACAAGGTCCGCACGCACGTGCAGAGTCTGGTCAACGAGGCTGTGAGCCGGCGCGGCAACAGGGTCTTCGTGTGA